In Aspergillus luchuensis IFO 4308 DNA, chromosome 1, nearly complete sequence, the following are encoded in one genomic region:
- a CDS encoding wax synthase family protein (COG:S;~EggNog:ENOG410PHD3;~InterPro:IPR032805;~PFAM:PF13813;~TransMembrane:6 (n8-19c23/24o33-55i62-83o188-213i280-297o309-331i352-371o)), whose amino-acid sequence MKMPLNPFLTIALQTAVVVTTLGFTSALSSLRPGALVIVALCTGHCISTSLGYFVRTPWASLAGGYSVMLLLHYIDIGLLTRWEFVDPSPTKSPKTLNSTWVARVRFGIWAAFNARCIGTSEQVHHIPEAVTCDRAAFLRRSAGIILLSYLGLDVLGSMGDPEVGSRFLIASRVPLFRRISEITTEEIVIRVFSGIAAGIGLLASQGGFYYLFAFTSVLARWSKPQDWPPFYGALSDAYSLRRLWSRVWHQSNSHKFRAISRFFARDVFRFQPGTLADRYAKVVMVFATSAFMHLLIDLSSGLSPSSSGAVQFFCTQAFGLMLEDLAVNAYSVILRGGGPSRNWTASRGERIFGFLWVGSFLVWSFPAYLYPMLYRSNAGLNDSVVPVSVVGLLQGK is encoded by the exons ATGAAAATGCCCTTGAATCCTTTCTTAACAATTGCTCTTCAAacggccgtggtggtgacCACTCTGGGATTCACCTCGGCCCTGTCAAGCCTGAGGCCTGGCGCATTGGTGATTGTTGCGCTATGCACTGGCCATTGCATCTCCACCTCCTTGGGATACTTTGTACGGACACCATGGGCCAGCCTCGCAGGCGGTTATTCGGTCATGTTACTGCTTCACTATATCGACATAGGGTTGTTGACACGGTGGGAATTTGTTGACCCCTCCCCGACAAAGTCACCCAAGACGCTAAACTCGACCTGGGTGGCCCGTGTACGGTTTGGTATCTGGGCGGCCTTCAATGCGCGATGCATTGGAACGTCTGAGCAAGTGCACCACATTCCTGAAGCGGTCACCTGCGACCGAGCCGCATTCCTCCGTCGATCTGCGGGAATTATCCTCCTCAGTTATCTGGGCCTCGATGTGCTAGGCTCGATGGGCGATCCTGAGGTGGGATCTCGCTTCCTCATTGCTTCTCGTGTGCCGCTGTTTCGGAGGATTTCCGAAATCACTACGGAAGAGATCGTCATCCGAGTCTTTTCGGGCATTGCGGCTGGCATAGGCTTATTGGCCAGCCAGGGTGGTTTCTATTATCTCTTTGCATTCACCAGCGTTCTTGCGAGGTGGAGTAAGCCGCAGGACTGGCCTCCATTCTACGGAGCCTTGTCGGATGCGTATAGCCTGCGAAGACTTTGGAG TCGCGTGTGGCACCAATCAAATTCCCACAAATTCCGTGCGATCTCTCGATTTTTTGCACGCGATGTCTTTCGCTTCCAGCCAGGGACGCTCGCCGACCGATATGCCAAGGTCGTGATGGTGTTTGCAACCTCCGCTTTCATGCACTTACTCATTGACCTGTCATCGGGGCTATCGCCCTCTAGCTCTGGGGCGGTGCAATTCTTCTGCACGCAGGCCTTCGGATTAATGCTGGAAGATCTGGCCGTCAACGCCTACTCTGTTATACTTCGCGGTGGCGGGCCGTCCCGCAACTGGACGGCGTCCCGTGGTGAACGGATATTTGGATTTCTCTGGGTCGGAAGCTTTTTGGTCTGGTCTTTTCCTGCATATCTTTATCCGATGTTGTATCGATCCAACGCTGGTCTCAATGACTCGGTGGTCCCTGTGAGCGTTGTCGGACTTTTACAAGGCAAATAG